TGATGCCTTATCCTCAGAGAACCTGTATCAGCCTTTAACTTGTCACTGTatggagtataattatatatatgtataccgGGAGAGAGTGGGAAAGCATGGAGGGATAGTGCGTAGATTAGAAAGAGAGATGTGGATAGTGGGGAGGGgagatacatgtaggtagaGTGGGGGTGAGTGTTTGTGGGACTTTATCAAAACAAGTTTTGCTTACACTGCTAGTCCAGGTGTTGAGTTGCCAGTGAATGTACAGACTAGAGGGCTTGAGTTGAATTGGGAGAGCTCaagctgtgtacatgtgtgtgtgtgtgtgtgtgtgtgtgtgtgtgtgtgtgtgtgtgtgtgtgtgtgtgtgtgtgtgtgtgtgtgtgtgtgtgtgatcatgtttttgtgcatgtgtaagTACAACGTAAACGAACACTGTTAAGTACCTGCATCTTCATGCAGGCAGTACTGAAATCAGTTGGAGAGAAGGTTACTTGAACAGCAGTCTCACTGTTAGCAGACACAATTCCTACGGAGTGGAGAAAATTATTAGCGAACATTATTAGCCAATTATTAGCGAAAAATTAACATTATTAGCGAACATTATTTAGCGGAATGAATACTGCAATGCAACCAGCTGTTATCCAACTTATTAGCGTACTACCTAACTTACGAGTACCTTTCATTGGAGACACAGTGAATGCTGGGTGGCTTTTTAAACAGGAGAGCTCAAATTCGAAATCGATGGGTACATCGCATTTCAGTGAGAGTGTTTTTGTTTTTGACTGTCccagtggagtgggtgggaaTGTAACGCTCTGAGGGAACTGAGCTGAGTTCATCACGGGGTATGCATGAATCGGGATTAGAAGGTTTTGATCGCCCTGGAAATGAGATGGTACATATGTTATGCAAACAGATACTTGTATTGTATAGAGCCAAAGTAAAAAGTACACTCCTCTTAATAGTCATgataatatataattaaggCACCCAGATCCAAAATGAGCTGTTACAACAAAGGCCACCACTGTATACGatgacttgtacatgtacttgtatactGATACTGAAACAGATCTCAATAGGTTTTCACAAGCAGTATGAttgcactacatgtattatcgGGGTAGCCATTCACCTTGCAGTGCACACGAACACAGTCGTAATAGTATTGCCATTTGGTTGGTTTGAACACCACTGTTACATCGAGGCTCAGGCCAGGGACCAGGTTATTCCTCTGTAAGCAAAATCATTGGGAGAGATCTATAATGAGaactgcatgtacttgtacgaGCGAACCTGTTTATGGTACTTGATGCTGAAGTACGGAGTAGTTGGTGGAATGATGTGCATCTGTTGGTTATCCTTAGAAGCATTGATGATTCGCTGCAAAGGGACGGATAAATTACAGATTTTACAGATTTTACAGCTAGATTTACagagtatgtacatgtacgtatgtatgcaCAACATAAATGAGCTCTTGTGACTCACAAGAGTTTGCTGATGGACATCTCCAACTCTGTAGCCATCAAAATGTATGACGGCTGGTTTGCATTGCAATATTCCATTCCGTTTCACCTTAGAATAGATTTCTGAGTACAGAAAGCGTAGGTTTGTAAGGATAATTTCATGCAAACAGGTAGTTTAGTGTCTTACTTGTGTCTACCAAATGATCAGGAACACTTTTATTGGATCTCTTCGCAACCAAACTTCCCTCTAGTCGCTTGACGGTCACAGAGCCCGGATAATCAGGCAGATGTTCCACTGCCTCAATATCGGCAGCCATTTTTATTATCTCTATGGCAACACTCTTTGTGTGATATGCACGTGCGCTGTCCAGCCCAAGGGTTAAAGGTCACCAAAGATATCGCCCTTTGACCCTTAATTTAAAATGGCTGAAAGTATGGAAGTTGATGAAGATGGCCCTATAAGACATTTGCTGACAATTGAGTCGATCAAGATCATGGGAGAGTCTGTGGGGATATCAAATCTCAATGAAGATGCTGCAAATTGGCTCAGTGAGGACCTGGAGTACCGTTTGAAAGAGATTGTCCAAAATTCAAACAAATTCATGTGCCACTCTAAACGCAGTCAGCTTACTTGCTCCGATATTGATAATTCCCTCAAGACAAAAAATATTGAGCCACTGTACGGATTTGATTCCTCCGATTACGTTCCGTTTCGACATACGAGTGGGGGTGGGAAGGAACTGTACTACACTGCCGAGAAAGAAATCGATCTTTTGAATCTGCTCAACTCTCCCCTTCCCCGAGTTCCCTGTGACGTCACTCTTAAGGCACATTGGTTGTCGGTAGACGGGGTTCAACCAGCTGTTCCCGAGAACCCTCCACTCTGCACAATTGAGGCACAATATGAAGAAGCATCCGCAATGTCCATACCTAATATGAAGAAAAACGAACCTGTGGCTCACTTGAAAGATCTTAAGTTTTCGAAGAAGGAGCACAGCAAAGACGTGGTTGTTAGCAGTGAGTGGTCGAAATTAAAACCCCTTCAAGCACATTCTCTGTCTCTGGAGCAGCAACTATACTACAAGGAGATCACTGAAGCGTGTATTGGTTTGTCCTCTGAGCAGAAATCTCAAGAAGCGCTCGGAAGTCTCTCAACTGATCCAGGTCTGTATCAGCTGCTGCCTCAGTTTACAAGCTTCATTAATGAGGGCATAAAAGTCAATCTAACGAAACGCAAACTGAACTCTCTAAAACAATTGCTGAAGATGGTTAGCGCACTTCTCGAGAATTCGACGTTATCAATGGAGAAGTATTTGCACGAGTTGGTTCCTTCTGTTCTCACGTGTCTTGTTAACAAACAGTTGTGTTCAAGGCCTGAAGCTGAAGACCACTGGAGCCTGAGGGACTTAGCGGCCAAGATTTTGTCAAGAATGTGCAAAAAGTACAATAATTCAGTTAACAGTTTGCAGACTCGATTGACCCGTATGTTGGCTCAAGCTCTTCGTAACAATACTCAAGGATTGGCTGTACACTATGGTGCGATAATGGGCCTTGTGGAGCTCGGTCCCGAAGTTGTCAGCTCTCTGGTTATTCCAAGATTGAAAGTCGAAGGTGAACTAATTCGTGCAGCCCAAACAAATACAGGAAATGTTATCGAACAAGTGGCCGGTAGTCGATTACAGAACATGATACAGCGTCAATGCTCTCCGATTCTACTAACTTCAAGACCTGCGACAGACAATCTACAAGATTTTCAAGCGAATTATGGTCTTCTGGGACAAGTTTTGTTCAACCAAGTCAAGACCCTTCGCCAGAATCGAGTTGGACTGCAGAGTCTCTCAAGCTCATCAGGAGTTGCTCTTAAATCTCCAAGGCCACCTGCACTGAATATTTCGTCTCCTCTGGTTACTGTTAAAGTCACTGGAACTGGCAATGTGAAAATGAATTCTCCAAGTCCCATTTCAACCTCAATCTCGTCACCGATAGCTGCCGCTTTGCGGCTGGTCTCACAGAGTGCTCAATCCACTGGTGGTTCGATTATGGGATCATCTTCTACTCCTGTTACTTCTGTGCCTACTATCTCTGCTACTATACTCTCTGCTATGATGTCTAATCCGAATGCCCAAGCGATGCTCTCAGCCCTTGCCTCCAAGGCACAGTCTCCCTCTATACCCAAAGTTGAATCCACTATATCACCACCTAAAACTCCAACTACCACTAGCACTTAATAATTGTTGAATGTTATGCATTACTGTTATTCAATTGTTGTGTACAATCATGCTACTGAAATAAGGGAAAGGTCGTCTATAGAGGCGTTAGTAAAAGTAGGGGAAAGATCGTCTTTATAACAAGTTATTTAAGAAAAGCCACGGCGtgttgcgcatgctcagtatcCAAACTATGGTAACCACATTAATGCATGATCTTGGATCTttgcataaaaattaattatggcaAAACTAGTTTCTGTTTTATGTCCCTATTGTGCTAGAAAAAACAAGCTTTCGCCAGAAGTTAAATCAAATGAAAGTATTGATACAGCCACAAAAGTGACCATTGATCAGGATTCTGACCATGAAGCTGATGGATCATGGAGTGTTGCTGGAGTTTTTAGAAGGTTTTTCCATGCTTCACCAGACAGTAGGCTTGCAGTGAAACTCTACGGAAGCAAGAAAGGTGTAGTACGTGAGGAAAAGAAGCAGAATAAAGGCGGTACGAAATGGATGATCCATCCATACAGCCACTTCAGGTACGTAGGTGCTAGTACTCAGGTCAAAGTCAGTGCTGCATGGACAACTTattgacatacatgtagtaattatgtttacatgtacactgtaacaTTCACCAAAGATGAAAGTAGCTAACTGAAATATCTATGCTAAAGATCACCCGTGATGTGTTTGCGATgtcataaaaataatgattattCCTTTttcttgtatatatatataggttcTTCTGGGATATACTGATTGTAGTTCTACTGTTTTTCACGGTGATAGTGCTACCAATCAGCATTGCATTCTACAGCGAAAATCAGTTACAACCAGAGTGGTTGACCATTAACACTTTAGTTGACATTCTTTTTATTTCTGATGTATGTCTCAGCTTCAGAACTGGAGTCATAGTTCATAACAAACAAGACGAGGTATGCTTTTTGTAATTCTACTGTTTAGAGCCCTATAGTATATACAGGCCTTTAGTAACTGTTATAACCTGCACACTAATCATTGCTTGCTATTTCATAGGTAATTTTCTCACCAAAGAAGGTTGCCCTGCTGTATTTACGTGGCTGGTTTATAGTAGACGTTGTCTCCTCTGCCCCCATTGACTATGTTGTTCTGATCTTCACAAATGGAGAAGTCGACTATTCTGTACATGTGTTGAAAGCGTCCCGTGCACTGAGAGCAATCCGATTGGTCAAACTCTTGAGTCTTTTGAAACTACTCAGACTTAGTCGTCTACTGAGATTCTTGCAAAGTTGGGAAGATGTATGTACATTCAGTATATAATTGTTGCTACTGTGCATCCTGCACATAACTATGTAAACTGCATGGTTGAACCGATATCTTTTCTTCTCCTTTCTCGACTTTATGTAGCTAATCAGtaaacagtgtgtgtgtacaaatcACAgattatatacattgtattattCTATTGCAGATGTTCAATCTCGCTGGAGGAGTGCTCAGAATTCTGAAGTTGATAGTACTCATGATTTTTTTGGCCCACTGGAATGCTTGTTTTCAGTTCCTAATACCAGTAATGCAGGATATACCAATAGATTCGTGGATTGCTATTAATAGACTTCAGGTACGTCTATTGTATATATGCCATGGTTGCCAGGTGATAATAATAGTTCTCACATCTATAAAGATCGTCTgagtaactataataattattattattatatactttgAGCCGTTTATTCATCGTTGGAaatgaccataattatgttacatgtatTTCAATTTCTGTGATAATTTTATCTCAGAATGCAACGATTGGGGAGCAATATACTTGGGCACTCTTCAAGGCCACCTCACACATGTTGTGTATTGGGTTTGGACGTTGGCCTCCACAGAATGTAACTGAGGCATGGTTGACCATCATAAGCGTGATGATCGGAGCCACCTTCTATGCACTGTTAATCGGAAACGTGTCCACTCTGCTACTCTCTATTGACGCACCAGGACGACTCTACAGGGAAAAGGTAACCAGAGATCCAATCTCCAAACCATACATGAAATTGTTTCTCTTTGTCAGTTGACCCAAGTGGAGGAGTACATGCGTTATCGTAAGCTCCCTCAAGACCTGCGTGTTCAAGTGGCTAAGTATTATGAGCACAGATTCAGGAGAAAGTTCTTCAATGAGGAGTGTATTCTAGCAGAGCTCTCAAAAGGCCTGAAAGAGGTATACATCACTCAGTAAATTTATGTAATGAGCAATCTTAAGTTTATGGCTATCCATGTGAGCATTAAAATTGGAAGCTATAATGGTACGCTATACTAAAGGCATTTTGACTTGTGTGTAAATTATAGCTCATTATGTCAGTGCTGATTTCTATTTCTGCAGAGTATCATCAATCACAACTGTCGAGAGCTTATTCATACTGTGCCATTCTTCCAAAATGCTTCTCCCCAGTTTGTCACTGCTATGCTCACAAAGCTCAAATTTGAAGTGTTTTTAAAAGGAGAGTATATCCTTTGTGAAGGTTCTATCGGAACAAAGATGTACTTTATTCTGAATGGAGTTGTTTCAGTACTAAATAAAGACGATGTAGTTGAAACACGACTATCTGAAGGTTCACACTTTGGAGAGATAAGTCTTCTCACCCGGGGTCGTCAGGTAGTTACCGTTCGATCTGACACCATCTGTGAAATGTTCTCACTCTCAAAGAAGCACTTTCGATTCATACTTAAAGAGTACCCTAAGATGAAATGTGCCTTGGAAGTAGTTGCATTGCGACGGCTCAGTAAATTAGGCAAGAAACCAAAACCAGGCACGCTTGGCACACTCATCCCACCACAAACCGCTACTGAGGTACCTAACTCCTCACTCCCAGAAGAGGCAAAGACATTGAGAGAACAAACAACCAGCATCTCTCGTCAACTAAAGACAGGCTCCAGCAACAATCCTACAACTGAACAAACTCCCTCTGACAGGTCCCAACAAATTCTCTATCTGGTGCAACAACTTACTGACAGCTCTGAAAATGTACCATCCCCTTCCACCCATAGCTCTCGGCATTCGACACAACCCACAAATGATGGACCTCAAGCAGCCCACACAAGTAAGACAAGCGAATTAAACGATGGCCATGCTCTACGAGAGCATGGTTCAACTAGATCCACGCTTGAGGAACTATACAGTGTCAACCTAGCGGTGGACACATACGATAATAGTGATGTTGAGGAGGATAGTAGTTCAGACGAATCGTATACTTGACATGCACGCTTAATTTTGTCTCTCTCATTCACATTTTCCACGATCATTAatcatgcattataattaatttttgaaTAATCAACATGACATTATTTTATgtacaataatgataaaataaaaaagtacagtcatgcataattatatacagtcatgttcAGTACAATTGATTAATAGTGTCACAAAATATGCTATTAGAAGTTAAATTCTTCGTCGTCCAGGTCACCGATGATGGCATCAAAATCATCTACAGAAGgaagagcataataattataatgaacatGCGTGCAAtggtacacacacccaccatcgCAAAACTGATCAAAAAATCCTTCCTTGACAGAAGAGCCTTTCGGTTGAGCTGAAGGTTGaagtgtttttgcagtgtTAGCAGTTCTTGCAGCAGTTTGGAAATCAGGTGCTCCTCCTAGGTCTACTTGAATTGATGCTGTGGGTGGTTTATCTCGAGTGATTACTGTGAGCGAATCGTGTATTGAGGGAGGAGTTCGTCTGACCATTGATGGCTCTCCCACTTTTCTTGTGAGTGTTGTCCGAGTATTTGCGCTGGTGGGGAGGGGCCGCCCTTCATTTGGTGGTGAGCGGTTTTCACTGTTATACAATCTCTCAATTCCAGACAGATCCTGTAAAGATAAGCAAACAAAataggtaaagggtcattaactgtacatttataatatcgtatagcggaTAAATATTATTTGGCGAATTGGCGAATCAAGGTGAGGGTCgacaaaataaaaaaaatttgccAGTTTGATTCTCAGTCCCGGTATACCGCACGAGGTCATGACAATCATGCTGCAAGATCTCAAATGAGTAATAGGCTAATGGCTAATAGGCtcaccaaaattaatatttacccgctatacggttacgggtagtatatacatgtctcctagtaaatacagtacacacactgtcctGTATAGCCTCTAAGCTAGGGCTCACTAGTGGTCCTTGTGGTATTGAGTAAGAGGGCTCTGGAGGGTAGATCCTGATAATGTTGTCAGGGGTAATATTGAGGTAGTGTTTCCGAGGGGCTGGGCTGAACAAGGACACCTGATCAAGGAATATAAAAGGACTATGAATCAATGAAATATTGTACCCAAACATGGACCAATTAATATCAACCTTGTAATCTAATTCTACACACACCTGTCTTAGTATAATGGCTGCTCCTGGCTGTAGCTCCTTCTGATGCTCTTCAAATACCCTAGAGTGTATAGTACACAGTATCTCACCTGTATATGAGGGGGACACAGAGAGAGTTGAACAATCTGAGTGCAACCATGAAGTGTATATATATCTGCATACACTCCTGGTACTGAACAGTGGAACCCCTTGGGAATAAAGTTTGGCACTATAAGGTGTTGTTTTGTATACAAACAATTCATTtgagtactacatgtatataacactTGGCCTAGAGTCTAGAGACGTTCCACAGTAGTATAtttcaggtacatgcacagtgcTAACTAATGAAGCCATGTACTGTATGAGTTACTTCACAGTGTCCCCACGTACAAGGAGGCTCCCTCCACCTTTGCCCTCCACTCACCAGAAAGGTCCTTCAACACAGCGCTGGCATTCCTCCCAACAGGGGCTATGCTCTTGAGCAGGACTCTCAGATGTGGTACCTTGCCACGAGCAAGTCTCTTAGTtccagtctgtgtgtgtgagggagtggggtgtgtgaggggggtaatTGTTAGAATTGTATACATACAAATTACGATTTAGATAGTGTAAAAATGTAAAGTTTCAATCTCAACACATCGGACACTACTGTGTGTATACTACTAAGGTAATCTGTGTACAATATCAACACAAATTGCTACAAATAGCTGTACAATTGTCTCACCTCTGCTATAGCATTGGCTATGTTGTACTGGAGAAGGGCAGCTGAACGTGAATCTGCACACAAGGATCATCTTAAAGGTCAAGGGTCAGTCAGTGTACTTACTCACCATTCATGTCCAGATCATTGAGCATGTCTGCCCAGGGACCACTGGAGAAGCATTCCTCATCACCTGACACTTCTCTAGATACACTCAAACTCTGGGGGAGGAGTTTAACAACAATAGGAGATATCATAACTGTTTGTACTTTCGTAGATGGTATTCATGTAAATATAGTCTTAAACGGTTGCACActaaaaaaatatatatatatcacttGGCCTTCGTATTTGCATGTGATAGACCTCCCTTATGTGG
The Halichondria panicea chromosome 14, odHalPani1.1, whole genome shotgun sequence DNA segment above includes these coding regions:
- the LOC135347298 gene encoding transcription initiation factor TFIID subunit 6-like, producing MAESMEVDEDGPIRHLLTIESIKIMGESVGISNLNEDAANWLSEDLEYRLKEIVQNSNKFMCHSKRSQLTCSDIDNSLKTKNIEPLYGFDSSDYVPFRHTSGGGKELYYTAEKEIDLLNLLNSPLPRVPCDVTLKAHWLSVDGVQPAVPENPPLCTIEAQYEEASAMSIPNMKKNEPVAHLKDLKFSKKEHSKDVVVSSEWSKLKPLQAHSLSLEQQLYYKEITEACIGLSSEQKSQEALGSLSTDPGLYQLLPQFTSFINEGIKVNLTKRKLNSLKQLLKMVSALLENSTLSMEKYLHELVPSVLTCLVNKQLCSRPEAEDHWSLRDLAAKILSRMCKKYNNSVNSLQTRLTRMLAQALRNNTQGLAVHYGAIMGLVELGPEVVSSLVIPRLKVEGELIRAAQTNTGNVIEQVAGSRLQNMIQRQCSPILLTSRPATDNLQDFQANYGLLGQVLFNQVKTLRQNRVGLQSLSSSSGVALKSPRPPALNISSPLVTVKVTGTGNVKMNSPSPISTSISSPIAAALRLVSQSAQSTGGSIMGSSSTPVTSVPTISATILSAMMSNPNAQAMLSALASKAQSPSIPKVESTISPPKTPTTTST
- the LOC135347296 gene encoding potassium/sodium hyperpolarization-activated cyclic nucleotide-gated channel 2-like, with protein sequence MAKLVSVLCPYCARKNKLSPEVKSNESIDTATKVTIDQDSDHEADGSWSVAGVFRRFFHASPDSRLAVKLYGSKKGVVREEKKQNKGGTKWMIHPYSHFRFFWDILIVVLLFFTVIVLPISIAFYSENQLQPEWLTINTLVDILFISDVCLSFRTGVIVHNKQDEVIFSPKKVALLYLRGWFIVDVVSSAPIDYVVLIFTNGEVDYSVHVLKASRALRAIRLVKLLSLLKLLRLSRLLRFLQSWEDMFNLAGGVLRILKLIVLMIFLAHWNACFQFLIPVMQDIPIDSWIAINRLQNATIGEQYTWALFKATSHMLCIGFGRWPPQNVTEAWLTIISVMIGATFYALLIGNVSTLLLSIDAPGRLYREKLTQVEEYMRYRKLPQDLRVQVAKYYEHRFRRKFFNEECILAELSKGLKESIINHNCRELIHTVPFFQNASPQFVTAMLTKLKFEVFLKGEYILCEGSIGTKMYFILNGVVSVLNKDDVVETRLSEGSHFGEISLLTRGRQVVTVRSDTICEMFSLSKKHFRFILKEYPKMKCALEVVALRRLSKLGKKPKPGTLGTLIPPQTATEVPNSSLPEEAKTLREQTTSISRQLKTGSSNNPTTEQTPSDRSQQILYLVQQLTDSSENVPSPSTHSSRHSTQPTNDGPQAAHTSKTSELNDGHALREHGSTRSTLEELYSVNLAVDTYDNSDVEEDSSSDESYT